A part of Agrobacterium vitis genomic DNA contains:
- a CDS encoding carbohydrate ABC transporter permease, giving the protein MSTAAPVSSGFWKRHQQRIAPWLFLAPGLVMFVIYVVLPIFQSVWISFHDWDGIGEKVWIGLGNYQELLGDEAFYVSLENNLIWLVLYLLAIPGGLAVALFLNQTVTGIRLYKSLFFFPFVISQVVVGLMFTWFYAPNFGLFSVLIKDLTGLDFAVLADERFVTYGIIVAGLWPQTAYCMILYLTGLNNINPEQVEAARMDGAKGWSLLKNIILPQLAPATFIAMVVTVIGALRSFDLVSIMTAGGPYGSSRVLSYYMYEEALSEYGFRMGYGAAIAVVLFLIMMVFITLFVVRMIGQERNS; this is encoded by the coding sequence GTGAGCACTGCTGCTCCTGTTTCATCCGGATTCTGGAAACGTCACCAGCAACGCATTGCCCCCTGGCTGTTTCTGGCGCCCGGTCTGGTGATGTTTGTCATCTATGTCGTATTGCCGATTTTCCAGTCTGTCTGGATCAGCTTTCACGATTGGGACGGTATCGGCGAAAAAGTCTGGATCGGGCTTGGAAACTATCAGGAATTGCTGGGCGACGAGGCCTTTTACGTCTCCCTGGAAAACAACCTGATCTGGCTGGTGCTCTACCTTCTGGCCATTCCCGGCGGATTGGCGGTGGCGCTGTTCCTTAACCAGACGGTCACCGGTATTCGACTTTATAAGTCATTGTTTTTCTTTCCCTTCGTCATCAGTCAGGTCGTGGTCGGCCTGATGTTCACATGGTTCTATGCGCCGAATTTCGGGCTGTTTTCCGTGCTGATCAAGGATCTGACCGGGCTGGATTTTGCAGTCCTGGCCGACGAGCGTTTCGTTACCTATGGCATTATCGTCGCTGGTCTCTGGCCGCAGACTGCCTATTGCATGATCCTCTATCTGACCGGTCTCAACAACATCAATCCAGAGCAGGTGGAAGCCGCCCGCATGGATGGTGCCAAGGGCTGGTCGCTGCTCAAAAACATCATCCTGCCGCAGCTGGCGCCCGCCACCTTTATCGCCATGGTGGTGACGGTGATTGGCGCGTTGCGCTCCTTCGACCTCGTGTCGATCATGACGGCTGGCGGTCCCTACGGCTCCAGCCGGGTGCTGTCCTATTACATGTATGAGGAAGCGCTGTCGGAATACGGGTTCCGCATGGGCTATGGCGCGGCCATCGCCGTCGTCCTGTTCCTGATCATGATGGTGTTCATCACGCTGTTCGTCGTGCGGATGATTGGCCAGGAAAGGAATAGCTGA
- a CDS encoding alpha-galactosidase: protein MNDIVKIGANGLVLSLLLPEIGMPEIIGFGRTPVADSALSEVERSSRINGMDEAVPSAVLLPLGGMGFFGWPAIAGHRSGRDFILQFADWTVEKTGRITLLCAQDAVAGMAITLRFETLPSGVIGVSTDIKNIGNEDYILDRCMAASFPAEAGQVDVVSFTGMWGREFQTRRETLGTGLWAQESRRGRTSHDRFPMLTIEGEAQSFGVALGWSGNHQIVIDRLDDGRRLVHLGEMFEPGETILTPGESYRSPVAYAGADRAAFHAFVRDDLMHWPDGAMSPRPVTLNTWEGNYFDHQMQSLKAQATSAAELGIERFVLDDGWFGKRDDDTTSLGDWDIDARKYPEGLSPLVDHVTGLGMQFGIWFEPEMVNPVSTLYDLHPDWVLQVKGRPLLTSRNQLVLDLTRPEVSDYLFEKIDAVLANHAVSYIKWDMNRDLTHAGGRDGRAKISIQTRAVYALMDRVRAAHPQVEIESCASGGGRIDYGALARTHRVWTSDCTDALERLEIQRGASVFVPPEVLGSHISASPNHQTERRHTLAFRALVALAYHLGVELNPLELEGEERAELKSWIAIHKRLRPLLHAPGANFSKEPRDGRYVWGAADSKRIAVFVAQGPQMVGEQPEPLTLPDVVTRIGGRWKIAATHPAAPNFIRISEGQKRLLAGQVTFDLADLKLGGLPLPMLRPESAILLELEPVERGDHHG from the coding sequence ATGAATGATATTGTAAAGATTGGCGCAAACGGGCTTGTTTTGAGCCTGCTGCTGCCGGAAATCGGCATGCCGGAAATTATCGGCTTTGGACGGACACCTGTTGCTGACTCGGCTTTGTCCGAGGTCGAGCGCTCCAGCCGCATCAACGGCATGGATGAGGCCGTACCTTCTGCGGTGCTGCTGCCGCTGGGTGGCATGGGGTTTTTCGGCTGGCCTGCTATTGCCGGGCATCGATCCGGGCGTGATTTCATCCTGCAATTTGCCGATTGGACGGTGGAAAAGACCGGGCGGATCACGCTGCTCTGCGCTCAGGATGCTGTGGCGGGCATGGCGATCACGCTGCGTTTCGAAACTCTTCCGTCTGGCGTGATCGGTGTCTCCACTGACATCAAGAATATCGGCAATGAGGATTATATCCTGGACCGCTGCATGGCGGCGAGCTTTCCGGCAGAAGCCGGGCAGGTCGATGTGGTCAGCTTTACCGGCATGTGGGGCCGTGAATTCCAGACCCGGCGCGAGACGTTGGGAACGGGCCTTTGGGCGCAGGAAAGCCGCCGGGGCCGCACCTCCCATGACCGGTTCCCAATGCTGACAATCGAAGGCGAGGCGCAGAGCTTCGGCGTTGCGCTCGGCTGGAGCGGTAACCACCAGATCGTCATCGACCGGCTGGACGATGGCCGCCGCCTCGTGCATCTCGGCGAAATGTTTGAGCCTGGCGAAACGATCCTTACGCCGGGCGAGAGCTATCGCAGCCCGGTTGCCTATGCCGGTGCGGATCGGGCGGCGTTCCATGCCTTTGTCCGCGATGATCTCATGCATTGGCCTGATGGTGCGATGTCGCCGCGTCCTGTGACCTTGAATACCTGGGAGGGCAATTACTTTGACCACCAGATGCAATCGCTGAAGGCGCAGGCGACATCCGCCGCCGAGCTTGGCATCGAGCGTTTCGTGCTGGATGACGGCTGGTTCGGCAAGCGTGACGACGACACGACCAGCCTTGGCGATTGGGACATCGACGCCCGTAAGTATCCTGAGGGTCTGTCGCCACTGGTCGATCATGTCACCGGACTTGGCATGCAGTTCGGCATCTGGTTCGAGCCGGAAATGGTCAACCCGGTCTCCACCCTCTATGACCTGCATCCCGACTGGGTCTTGCAGGTCAAGGGCCGCCCTTTGCTGACATCCCGCAACCAGCTGGTGCTGGACCTGACGCGGCCAGAGGTGAGCGATTATCTGTTTGAAAAGATCGACGCGGTGCTGGCCAATCATGCTGTCTCCTATATCAAATGGGACATGAATCGCGACCTGACCCATGCGGGTGGACGCGACGGGCGGGCGAAAATCTCCATCCAGACCCGCGCCGTCTACGCGCTGATGGATCGGGTGCGGGCTGCCCATCCACAGGTGGAGATCGAAAGCTGTGCCTCCGGCGGTGGCCGGATCGATTACGGTGCGCTTGCCCGGACCCACCGGGTTTGGACTTCGGACTGCACCGATGCGCTGGAGCGGCTGGAAATTCAGCGTGGTGCCTCGGTTTTCGTGCCACCGGAAGTGCTTGGGAGCCATATTTCAGCCTCGCCAAACCACCAGACGGAGCGTCGTCATACGCTCGCCTTCCGGGCGCTGGTGGCACTGGCCTATCACCTCGGTGTCGAGTTGAACCCGCTGGAACTGGAAGGCGAGGAACGCGCTGAGCTGAAGTCCTGGATTGCCATCCACAAGCGGCTGCGGCCCCTGCTGCATGCGCCAGGCGCCAATTTCTCCAAAGAGCCGCGTGATGGGCGCTATGTCTGGGGTGCGGCGGACAGCAAGCGCATTGCCGTCTTCGTTGCCCAAGGGCCGCAAATGGTGGGCGAACAGCCGGAGCCGCTGACCCTGCCTGACGTCGTGACCCGCATTGGCGGACGCTGGAAGATTGCGGCTACGCATCCGGCTGCGCCGAATTTCATTCGTATATCCGAAGGGCAGAAGCGCCTGTTGGCTGGCCAGGTCACGTTTGACCTTGCAGATCTCAAGCTTGGCGGCTTGCCGCTGCCAATGCTGCGGCCGGAAAGCGCAATCCTGCTGGAACTGGAACCTGTCGAGAGAGGAGACCACCATGGCTGA
- the fhuF gene encoding siderophore-iron reductase FhuF, producing the protein MGSTIQMSRPLVRGVLPTIDDDWSPDMPGDDRFAFCRGKLLLDAPDDAEIIPCTSLADPDVFADIIARYTCKFPGADKRAVISMWTLYYFSILTIAPTVHRLVHRRQLSLGLTQMSLVCDPQTAEPRAFLLSGPGRPADHAPALADLHAILRDHAAPVITLIAGHCSVAPKLMWNNVAVYLNWIIKEIGNQAGPHLMEEAIGIISSQHWPDGSRNPLFGMIKLARHQCGMDHFQRKVCCLRYNLPGVPGCGDLCPLPDGRP; encoded by the coding sequence ATGGGATCAACGATCCAGATGTCCAGGCCGTTGGTGCGTGGCGTTCTGCCCACCATCGACGATGACTGGTCGCCCGACATGCCGGGCGATGACCGCTTTGCCTTTTGCCGCGGCAAGCTGCTGCTGGACGCGCCTGACGATGCCGAGATTATCCCTTGCACCTCGCTTGCCGACCCGGATGTCTTCGCCGATATCATCGCCCGCTACACTTGCAAATTTCCCGGCGCTGACAAACGTGCAGTGATCTCGATGTGGACGCTCTATTATTTCAGCATCCTGACCATTGCGCCTACGGTCCACCGTCTGGTGCATCGGCGTCAATTGTCACTCGGGCTCACCCAGATGTCGCTGGTCTGCGATCCACAAACAGCCGAACCAAGAGCATTTCTGCTGTCAGGTCCAGGCCGCCCTGCGGACCATGCACCGGCGCTGGCCGATCTCCACGCCATCCTGCGCGACCATGCTGCGCCAGTGATTACCCTGATTGCCGGGCATTGCAGCGTTGCGCCAAAACTGATGTGGAACAATGTCGCCGTCTATCTCAACTGGATCATCAAGGAAATCGGCAATCAGGCCGGCCCTCACCTGATGGAAGAAGCAATTGGGATCATCTCAAGCCAGCATTGGCCGGATGGCAGCCGCAATCCGCTGTTTGGCATGATCAAACTGGCGCGCCACCAATGCGGCATGGATCACTTCCAGCGCAAGGTCTGCTGCCTGCGCTATAACCTGCCGGGCGTTCCCGGATGTGGCGACCTCTGCCCCCTGCCCGATGGCCGTCCCTAG
- a CDS encoding sarcosine oxidase subunit gamma family protein, translated as MPETALSEFPLLRRASLADKGVAKFGALTLESLHEATVLHVLGKPGDTAPTPPVGFDLRSAGPGQWFATGSAGVDQTPTFDASVFVVDQSHGRVLIRISGAPVRHVLAKGTALDLHPDYFAIGAATTTLIGHIAVNLCRTAEDQFELLVLRGFAESLWDDLAGMAQEFQ; from the coding sequence ATGCCTGAAACAGCTCTTTCTGAATTTCCGCTTCTTCGCCGGGCATCGCTTGCAGATAAAGGTGTTGCAAAGTTTGGTGCTTTGACTCTGGAGAGCCTGCATGAGGCAACGGTGCTGCATGTGCTTGGCAAGCCGGGCGATACTGCACCCACCCCGCCGGTGGGCTTTGATCTCCGCAGTGCGGGTCCCGGCCAATGGTTTGCAACTGGCTCCGCAGGGGTGGATCAAACTCCCACCTTTGATGCAAGCGTCTTTGTTGTCGATCAAAGTCATGGTCGGGTGCTGATCAGAATCAGCGGCGCACCCGTACGCCACGTTTTGGCCAAAGGTACTGCCCTTGATCTTCACCCCGATTACTTCGCAATCGGTGCGGCAACGACGACACTGATCGGTCACATCGCCGTTAATCTCTGCCGAACAGCAGAGGACCAATTCGAGCTTCTGGTGTTGCGCGGCTTTGCCGAGAGCCTCTGGGACGATCTTGCTGGGATGGCGCAGGAGTTTCAATAA
- a CDS encoding ABC transporter ATP-binding protein — MADVSLRGVKKQFGALSVIKGVDLDVKDGEFCVFVGPSGCGKSTLLRMIAGLEDITSGGLTIGGKDMTRIGPSERGVAMVFQSYALYPHMTVRDNIGFGLKMTGHPKQMIEARTKKAAELLQLDALMERKPGQLSGGQRQRVAIGRAIVREPEVFLFDEPLSNLDAALRVQMRTELSKLHQDLKATMIYVTHDQVEAMTMADKIVVLSAGLIEQVGTPLELYHRPNNLFVAGFIGSPKMNVLPVTVAPADGGKVVVTLADGAAITLDAQGKAISPGKMTLGIRPEHIDATGKGDLVLSRPVRLAEYLGSETLFFVTLADGTELSVKADGLATAKPGETLSIGIPAAACHLFDSSGKAVINGDLTR, encoded by the coding sequence ATGGCTGATGTAAGCCTGCGGGGCGTCAAGAAACAATTCGGCGCGCTGAGCGTCATCAAGGGCGTCGATCTCGACGTCAAGGACGGCGAATTCTGCGTGTTCGTCGGCCCTTCCGGTTGCGGCAAGTCCACGCTTCTGCGGATGATCGCCGGGCTGGAAGATATTACCTCCGGTGGGTTGACGATTGGCGGCAAGGATATGACCCGGATCGGCCCGTCTGAACGCGGTGTCGCCATGGTTTTCCAATCCTATGCGCTTTACCCGCATATGACGGTGCGCGACAATATCGGCTTTGGCCTGAAGATGACCGGCCATCCCAAGCAGATGATCGAGGCGCGAACCAAAAAGGCAGCCGAGCTGCTGCAACTGGATGCTTTGATGGAGCGTAAGCCGGGCCAATTATCCGGTGGCCAGCGCCAGCGTGTCGCCATTGGCCGCGCCATCGTGCGTGAACCGGAAGTCTTCCTGTTCGATGAGCCGCTGTCCAATCTGGATGCCGCCCTTCGGGTGCAGATGCGCACCGAGCTGTCCAAGCTGCATCAGGATCTGAAGGCGACGATGATCTACGTGACCCACGACCAGGTGGAAGCCATGACCATGGCCGACAAGATCGTTGTGCTATCGGCTGGCCTGATCGAGCAGGTCGGAACGCCGCTGGAGCTTTATCACCGGCCAAACAATCTGTTTGTCGCAGGCTTTATCGGTTCGCCGAAAATGAATGTCCTGCCTGTAACGGTGGCGCCCGCAGACGGCGGCAAAGTGGTGGTGACGCTGGCCGATGGCGCGGCGATCACGCTCGATGCGCAGGGCAAGGCAATCAGCCCGGGCAAGATGACGCTCGGCATTCGCCCCGAACATATCGATGCGACGGGCAAGGGTGATCTCGTTTTGTCGCGGCCAGTGCGGCTCGCCGAATATCTCGGGTCCGAAACACTGTTTTTCGTCACTCTGGCCGATGGCACGGAATTATCCGTCAAGGCGGACGGGCTGGCGACGGCCAAGCCGGGAGAAACCCTGTCCATCGGCATTCCAGCCGCTGCCTGCCATCTGTTCGATTCCTCGGGCAAAGCTGTGATCAACGGGGACCTGACACGATAA
- a CDS encoding ABC transporter substrate-binding protein, with protein MICFKTMTGLKAVTGLALGYALTMSTAFAGQIVLNSDQSDPTPKKAMEELLKDFQAANPDVTVKWNNFDHEGYKSAIRNFLTADAPDVVSWYSGNRMAPFVKAGLFEDVSDIWAKDDLNNQLKSATKSMEIDGKKWGIPYSTYQWGIYYRKDIFAAQGITPPKTWAELLAACDKLKKAGITPFTIGTKALWPTAGWFDYLDLRVNGYEFHMDLTAGKVPYTDPRVKAVFEKWAELIKPGYFIANHAALDWQDAMPQFVQGKAAMYLMGNFAVAPMKDGGLKEEQIGFLQFPEITPGLPRAEDAPTESFHIPSGAKNKTDARKFLAYLAKPETQTKMNATLGQLPINNKSEKSSDPFLSAGFDMLSSAYALAQFYDRDAPADMAKAGMEGFQEFMVKPDKVDAILARLDKVRARAYK; from the coding sequence ATGATTTGCTTTAAAACGATGACGGGCCTTAAAGCCGTGACAGGTTTGGCGCTCGGCTACGCATTGACGATGTCAACCGCATTCGCGGGCCAGATTGTGCTCAATTCCGATCAGTCGGACCCAACGCCGAAAAAGGCGATGGAAGAGCTGCTGAAGGATTTCCAGGCCGCCAATCCCGACGTGACCGTCAAGTGGAATAATTTCGACCACGAAGGCTATAAATCCGCGATCCGCAACTTTCTGACGGCTGATGCGCCGGATGTGGTGTCCTGGTATTCTGGCAACCGCATGGCGCCCTTCGTCAAGGCTGGCCTGTTTGAGGATGTCAGCGATATCTGGGCCAAGGACGATCTCAACAATCAGTTGAAATCCGCTACCAAGTCGATGGAAATCGATGGCAAGAAATGGGGCATTCCCTATTCCACCTATCAATGGGGTATTTATTACCGCAAGGATATCTTTGCCGCTCAAGGCATTACACCGCCCAAGACCTGGGCCGAGCTGCTGGCGGCCTGCGACAAGCTGAAAAAGGCTGGCATTACGCCCTTTACCATCGGCACCAAGGCGCTGTGGCCGACAGCAGGCTGGTTTGACTATCTCGATCTGCGCGTCAACGGCTATGAATTCCACATGGACCTGACCGCCGGAAAGGTGCCTTACACCGATCCGCGCGTCAAAGCCGTGTTTGAGAAATGGGCCGAACTGATCAAGCCCGGCTATTTCATCGCCAATCATGCCGCGCTCGACTGGCAGGATGCCATGCCGCAATTCGTGCAGGGCAAGGCGGCCATGTATCTGATGGGTAACTTTGCCGTTGCCCCGATGAAGGATGGCGGGTTGAAGGAAGAGCAGATCGGCTTCCTGCAATTCCCGGAAATCACCCCCGGCCTGCCGCGGGCGGAAGATGCGCCGACCGAATCCTTCCACATCCCCTCGGGCGCCAAGAACAAGACGGATGCGCGCAAGTTCCTGGCTTACCTCGCAAAGCCGGAAACTCAGACCAAGATGAACGCCACCCTTGGTCAGCTGCCGATCAACAACAAGTCGGAAAAATCCAGCGATCCGTTCCTGAGCGCCGGTTTCGACATGCTGTCGAGTGCTTATGCGCTGGCGCAATTCTATGACCGTGACGCGCCCGCCGATATGGCCAAGGCCGGTATGGAAGGCTTCCAGGAATTCATGGTCAAGCCTGACAAGGTCGATGCCATCCTGGCCCGCCTCGATAAGGTCCGCGCCCGCGCTTACAAATAA
- a CDS encoding helix-turn-helix domain-containing protein, whose amino-acid sequence MARRPPLINRLGATPVHPERDPAHPLVVFGDNRFCAGELMEVQKMVGPHMHSQIELNFVLEGSMTYWFDGRELTISEGRLCLFWGMIPHQVIDRREGTRFICLYVPMSVFLGLASLSQFRDSVFRGAVIEALHLRAWDREIFLRWRDELLGGDEGDIEIVRSELTARLMRIERDGWRDLREQGSALASLGQRDAGWMLHVEKMLRFIGEHAPDTISAEDVGRAAGLHPNYAMSLFKRAVGTTINQAIIRHRLDTAQSLLISSDMPITEVAYESGFGSLSTFYEAFQRRFMEKPVHYRRRMRAKGTAAQAIA is encoded by the coding sequence ATGGCTCGACGTCCTCCCTTGATCAACAGACTTGGCGCAACACCTGTACACCCCGAACGCGATCCGGCCCACCCCTTGGTTGTATTCGGCGATAACCGCTTCTGCGCCGGGGAATTGATGGAAGTCCAGAAAATGGTTGGGCCGCATATGCACAGCCAGATCGAGCTGAATTTCGTGCTGGAAGGCTCGATGACCTATTGGTTCGATGGCCGGGAGCTGACGATTTCGGAAGGCCGGCTCTGCCTGTTCTGGGGGATGATCCCCCATCAGGTCATCGATCGGCGGGAAGGCACCCGCTTTATCTGTCTTTATGTGCCGATGTCGGTGTTTCTGGGATTGGCCAGCCTGAGCCAGTTTCGTGATTCGGTGTTTCGCGGCGCCGTCATCGAGGCTTTGCATCTGCGGGCCTGGGACCGTGAAATCTTTCTGCGCTGGCGCGACGAATTGCTGGGCGGCGATGAGGGCGATATCGAGATCGTCCGCTCCGAACTGACCGCTCGCCTGATGCGTATCGAGCGGGACGGCTGGCGCGACCTGCGTGAGCAGGGATCGGCGCTGGCAAGCCTTGGCCAACGCGATGCGGGCTGGATGCTGCATGTGGAAAAAATGCTGCGTTTCATCGGCGAGCACGCACCCGACACGATTTCTGCCGAGGATGTCGGGCGCGCCGCCGGTCTGCATCCCAACTATGCCATGAGCCTGTTCAAGCGTGCGGTTGGCACCACCATCAACCAGGCGATCATCCGCCACCGGCTGGACACCGCCCAATCGCTGCTGATTTCCTCCGACATGCCGATTACCGAAGTGGCCTACGAATCCGGTTTCGGCTCGCTCTCAACCTTTTATGAGGCCTTCCAGCGCCGCTTCATGGAAAAGCCGGTCCATTACCGCCGCCGGATGCGGGCGAAAGGCACGGCGGCGCAGGCAATCGCATAA
- a CDS encoding beta-galactosidase — protein sequence MLGVCYYPEHWPESQWQIDAQNMRKLGISYVRIGEFAWSRLEARRGQFTVEWLDRAIDILHAAGLKVVLGTPTATPPKWLMDEHPDIAPYDADGTVRGFGSRRHYSFSSEIWWTESARIVEVIAKRYGTHPGIAGWQTDNEYGCHDTTVSWGPEDLKAFRRWLRMRYQTTDQLNEAWGSVFWSMEFNSFDEVELPTRTVTEPNPAQRLDFWRFSSDQVAAYDKMQVDIIRKHSPGRWITHNFMGFINDFDHFQVGDNLDLASWDSYPIGFVEKFPFTEEERNRWAETSHPDIAPFHHDLYRGVGRGRFWVMEQQPGPVNWAPWNPVPKPGMVRLWTWEALAHGAEVVSYFRWRQAPFAQEQMHAGLNLPGLDEWSVGGLEAHAVAGELAALGDLPESVQAPVALVYDYASYWATKIQPQGRDFRYEELAFRWYEAARRLGLDVDFVRPGADLSGYKLVLVPCLMQVNEMALAAFQKTDAIVLYGPRTGSRDEKFRIPENLPPGPLAPLTGTRQTQVASLRPGLGDSVSGSVSGRAIRWREYLETTATVVATFENGDPALTSQNGHHYLACWPGPALLSSTLAMLAEKAGLETLVLPEHIRIRRRGRLTFAFNYGTEDWTIPASGAFLLGGPVLKPQQLAVWA from the coding sequence ATGCTGGGTGTTTGCTATTATCCTGAACATTGGCCGGAGAGCCAATGGCAAATCGATGCGCAGAACATGCGCAAGCTTGGCATTTCCTATGTGCGGATCGGCGAATTCGCCTGGTCGCGGTTGGAGGCGAGGCGGGGCCAGTTCACCGTCGAATGGCTGGACCGGGCTATCGATATTCTGCATGCGGCGGGCCTGAAGGTGGTGCTCGGCACCCCGACCGCCACACCGCCGAAATGGTTGATGGACGAGCATCCCGACATTGCGCCCTATGATGCCGACGGGACTGTGCGCGGCTTCGGCTCGCGCCGCCATTACAGTTTTTCGAGCGAAATATGGTGGACCGAAAGCGCTCGAATCGTTGAAGTCATCGCCAAGCGCTACGGCACCCATCCGGGCATTGCTGGCTGGCAGACCGATAACGAATATGGTTGCCACGACACCACGGTGTCCTGGGGGCCTGAAGACCTGAAGGCCTTTCGTCGCTGGTTGCGGATGCGGTATCAGACCACTGACCAGCTCAATGAGGCCTGGGGCTCGGTGTTCTGGTCGATGGAGTTCAACAGTTTCGATGAAGTCGAGCTACCGACCCGCACCGTGACCGAACCGAACCCGGCACAGCGGCTGGATTTCTGGCGCTTCTCCTCCGATCAGGTGGCCGCCTATGATAAAATGCAGGTGGATATTATCCGCAAGCATTCGCCGGGCCGCTGGATCACCCATAATTTCATGGGCTTCATCAATGATTTCGATCATTTCCAGGTCGGCGACAATCTCGATCTCGCCAGTTGGGACAGCTACCCGATCGGCTTTGTCGAAAAATTCCCGTTTACCGAAGAGGAGCGCAATCGCTGGGCGGAGACCTCACATCCCGACATCGCGCCCTTCCACCATGATCTTTATCGCGGTGTTGGCCGTGGCCGGTTCTGGGTGATGGAGCAGCAGCCCGGTCCGGTCAATTGGGCGCCATGGAACCCGGTTCCCAAGCCCGGCATGGTCAGGCTGTGGACCTGGGAAGCATTGGCGCATGGGGCAGAAGTGGTCAGCTATTTCCGCTGGCGCCAGGCACCTTTTGCGCAGGAGCAGATGCATGCCGGCCTCAATCTGCCGGGGCTTGATGAATGGTCGGTCGGTGGGCTGGAAGCACATGCCGTGGCTGGCGAACTGGCAGCGCTTGGCGATCTGCCTGAGAGTGTTCAGGCGCCTGTGGCCCTGGTCTATGACTATGCCAGCTATTGGGCGACAAAGATCCAGCCGCAGGGCCGGGACTTCCGCTATGAGGAATTGGCGTTCCGCTGGTACGAAGCAGCCCGCCGCCTGGGGCTAGACGTGGATTTTGTGCGTCCCGGCGCCGACTTGTCCGGTTATAAACTGGTGCTCGTTCCCTGCCTGATGCAGGTCAACGAGATGGCGCTCGCGGCGTTTCAGAAGACGGATGCCATTGTGCTTTACGGCCCGCGTACCGGTTCACGCGACGAGAAATTCCGTATTCCAGAAAATCTGCCGCCTGGTCCGCTGGCTCCCTTGACCGGCACACGCCAAACCCAGGTTGCCTCGCTGCGGCCCGGTCTTGGCGATAGCGTTTCAGGCTCCGTTTCAGGCCGGGCCATCCGCTGGCGGGAATATCTGGAAACCACGGCAACCGTCGTCGCCACATTCGAAAACGGCGACCCGGCCCTGACGAGCCAGAACGGCCACCACTATCTGGCCTGCTGGCCAGGCCCGGCTTTGCTCTCCTCGACGCTGGCGATGCTGGCAGAAAAGGCTGGTCTAGAAACCCTTGTTTTGCCGGAGCATATCCGCATCCGCCGCCGTGGTCGCCTGACCTTCGCCTTCAACTATGGGACCGAGGACTGGACCATTCCGGCATCCGGCGCGTTCCTATTGGGTGGCCCGGTGCTCAAGCCGCAACAATTGGCGGTTTGGGCCTGA
- a CDS encoding carbohydrate ABC transporter permease: MFPTPIQKASPIVRFGYNLVLPVALVLWLLPLLGVALTSVRPAGDLAAGNYFGIPSGFAGVENYSAVFQNSPLGWYILNSFKITIPTVIGAVALSCLTGFALATYKFKGNIVLFCLFVAGNFIPFQILMVPVRDMTLKMGLYDTVTGLVLFHVAFQTGFCTLFMRNFIKGLPFALIESARVEGVSEWRIFRYIVLPLMRPAIAALSVLVFTFVWNDYFWATVLVQSQAAMPVTAGLYSLNGQWVAAWNLVSAGSIVAALPPVAMFFLMQRHFIAGLTLGATKG, encoded by the coding sequence ATGTTTCCGACCCCGATCCAGAAGGCCTCGCCGATTGTCCGGTTCGGCTATAATCTTGTTCTGCCTGTCGCGCTGGTTCTCTGGTTGCTGCCCTTGCTGGGCGTGGCACTGACCTCGGTGCGTCCTGCGGGCGATCTGGCCGCTGGTAATTATTTCGGCATTCCCTCCGGCTTCGCCGGTGTCGAGAACTATTCTGCGGTGTTTCAGAATTCGCCGCTTGGCTGGTACATCCTCAATTCCTTCAAGATTACCATTCCAACCGTGATCGGTGCCGTTGCGCTGTCCTGCCTGACCGGGTTTGCGCTGGCGACCTATAAGTTCAAGGGCAATATCGTTCTGTTCTGCCTGTTCGTTGCCGGTAATTTCATTCCCTTCCAGATCCTCATGGTGCCGGTGCGCGACATGACGCTGAAAATGGGGCTGTATGATACGGTTACCGGCCTGGTGCTGTTTCATGTCGCCTTCCAGACCGGCTTCTGCACGCTGTTCATGCGCAATTTCATCAAGGGATTGCCGTTTGCGCTGATCGAATCGGCGCGGGTCGAGGGCGTGTCGGAATGGCGGATCTTTCGCTATATCGTGCTGCCGTTGATGCGGCCCGCCATCGCGGCGCTGTCCGTACTGGTCTTCACCTTTGTCTGGAACGACTATTTCTGGGCCACGGTTCTGGTGCAGAGCCAGGCCGCCATGCCTGTTACGGCGGGGCTTTATTCGCTGAACGGCCAATGGGTCGCCGCCTGGAACCTGGTTTCCGCCGGGTCGATCGTCGCGGCTTTGCCACCGGTCGCCATGTTTTTCCTGATGCAGCGGCATTTCATTGCCGGATTGACACTTGGAGCAACCAAGGGATGA